From a single Sinomonas atrocyanea genomic region:
- a CDS encoding IMPACT family protein: MTETPSHATTYTTVDGEHRHELEVKRSRFITVLRRAASEEEARALVAGLRREFHDARHHCSAFVLGPDRTTQRSSDDGEPSGTAGIPMLEALLRRETHDGVADLSDIAAVVVRYFGGILLGAGGLVRAYSESVSAALDTAPLLRRERLRLVGIDVPHAAAPRLENDLRAGGVLVAGTDYGAAGARVRVALADSDAGAAEFASRLAGLTAGTAAAVALGTSWVDVRT, encoded by the coding sequence GTGACGGAGACGCCCAGCCATGCCACCACCTATACGACCGTGGACGGGGAGCACCGCCACGAGCTCGAGGTCAAGCGGTCGCGCTTCATCACGGTGCTGCGCCGGGCGGCGAGCGAGGAGGAGGCCCGCGCCCTCGTCGCCGGGCTGCGGCGGGAGTTCCACGACGCCCGCCACCACTGCAGCGCGTTCGTCCTCGGCCCCGACCGCACGACCCAGCGCAGCAGCGACGACGGCGAGCCCTCGGGCACCGCGGGAATCCCGATGCTGGAGGCGCTCCTGCGGCGTGAGACGCACGACGGCGTCGCCGACCTCAGCGACATCGCTGCGGTGGTGGTGAGGTACTTCGGCGGCATCCTGCTGGGCGCGGGTGGGCTCGTGCGGGCGTACTCGGAGTCGGTCTCGGCGGCGCTGGACACCGCCCCGCTCCTGCGCCGCGAGAGACTCCGGCTCGTCGGGATCGATGTGCCGCACGCGGCCGCACCCCGCCTCGAGAACGACCTGCGGGCCGGCGGCGTGCTCGTGGCCGGCACCGACTACGGCGCCGCCGGGGCGAGGGTGCGCGTGGCGCTCGCGGACAGCGACGCGGGAGCCGCGGAGTTCGCGTCGAGGCTCGCGGGGCTGACCGCCGGGACCGCGGCGGCCGTCGCGCTCGGGACCTCGTGGGTGGACGTGCGGACATGA